From Glycine max cultivar Williams 82 chromosome 11, Glycine_max_v4.0, whole genome shotgun sequence, the proteins below share one genomic window:
- the LOC100776157 gene encoding nucleolar protein 6, with translation MDSDAIAKDSTELKLTELLKEVTVDHSHQFSKLVDDTVSAIKTSIDKIPNDFKVTADLASRFVTDIGADKVEFKFKKPAFVKIGGSCSIQSLAKPEVNVDLIIRLPKECFHEKDYLNYRYHAKRCLYLCLVKKYLEKSPSIDRVEWSTLQNEARKPLLVVYPAAKLVEVPGFFVRIIPSAKAIFSTAKLNLKRNNIHNLSNGTSLQATPKYNSSILEDMFIEDAEFINNYYLGWKELKEALILLKVWARQRSSIYVHDCLNGFLISVILAYLASKQHISNSMKATEIIRITLNFIATSELWSRGLYFPKEGQSNITKEQRMQLKESFPVVICHPSGGFNLAFRMSRIGFTRLQNEATLTLRCMEKCRDCGFEEVFMTKIDYAVKYDYCMRINLKGKKEVFASGFCLDDECWRSYEDKIHGILSKGLNDRAQFIQVTWRNTHCQWSVDDGLSVLDKVPLFVGFSVSSLEKAFRMVDIGPNAESKEEALEFRKFWGEKADLRRFKDGRIAESTVWESEQWARHLVLKRIIDHVLSRHLSLSKENIVVVVDQLDFSLLHGAGDPISYSGSLLGAFDVLSKRLRLIEDLPLKVSSVQPLDSAFRFTSVFPPEPHLLANEKNESLRLNKLVPSCIQPLEVMIQLEGSGNWPMDEIAIEKTKCSFLIQIGVSLQKMWGMTCTATEDNVDVLMSGYLFRLKILHERGLSLLNKEIGSDQAKRIPSADKKLFIHSQHANMINGLQSRYPIFGPVVRLAKRWAASHLFSACLLEEAVELLVAYLFLNPLPYDVPCSRITGFLRFLRLLSHYDWTFSPLVVDINHDLSPSDEKEINDNFLLKRKGQGENGQSVGPAMFLATVYDKESEAWTGLSPSGMELKRLVAYARSSANLLAKLTFQEEIGPYRWECLFRTPLNNYDAVVILHKDKLPYPQRLLFPSEVNHGTHVAEGHASKCFQPFLLPKDLKGRPEELKNKLLVDFDPSKCFIRDLKQEFSTTFQVWHDYLGGDVIGLTWGESYPSKKRKREDVVDPCKVLKAVGEVGKGFVRSIYFLKPPKLMN, from the exons aTGGACTCCGACGCTATTGCCAAGGACTCAACAGAGCTAAAGTTGACCGAGCTATTGAAGGAGGTCACCGTAGACCACTCACATCAGTTCTCCAAGCTCGTCGACGACACCGTTTCCGCCATTAAAACCTCCATCGACAAAATCCCCAACGATTTCAAG GTAACTGCTGATTTAGCATCGCGCTTTGTTACGGACATTGGCGCAGATAAGGTCGAGTTCAAGTTTAAGAAGCCCGCGTTTGTTAAGATTGGTGGAAGTTGCTCCATACAGAGTCTCGCGAAGCCTGAAGTTAATGTCGATCTTATTATCAGGTTACCTAAG GAATGCTTCCATGAGAAGGATTATTTGAATTACAGATATCATGCCAAGAGGTGTCTCTATCTCTGCTTGGTGAAGAAGTATTTGGAGAAGTCTCCATCTATTGATAGGGTTGAATGGTCCACTCTGCAGAATGAGGCCAGAAAACCCCTGCTCGTTGTGTATCCAG CTGCTAAGCTTGTTGAAGTTCCTggtttttttgtaagaattatTCCATCAGCTAAGGCTATATTTAGCACTGCAAAGTTGAACCTGAAACGCAACAACATTCATAATTTGAGTAATG GGACTTCTCTTCAGGCTACACCAAAGTACAATTCTAGTATTTTGGAAGACATGTTTATAGAGGATGCAGAGTTTATCAACAACTATTATCTTGGATGGAAGGAACTAAAAGAGGCTTTAATCCTGCTTAAG GTTTGGGCTCGACAAAGAAGTTCAATATATGTTCACGATTGCCTGAATGGGTTTTTGATTTCTGTCATTTTGGCATATCTTGCTTCTAAGCAACATATTAGCAATTCAATGAAAGCAACTGAAATAATTCGCATCACGTTGAACTTTATTG CCACCTCAGAGCTGTGGAGCCGAGGTCTCTACTTTCCAAAGGAAGGCCAGAGCAATATTACAAAAGAG CAAAGGATGCAACTTAAAGAGTCATTTCCAGTTGTCATATGTCATCCATCTGGAGGATTCAATTTGGCCTTTCGAATGTCTAGGATTGGTTTTACTCGG CTTCAAAATGAGGCTACTTTGACACTTAGGTGCATGGAAAAGTGTAGAGATTGTGGATTTGAGGAAGTTTTTATGACCAAGATTGACTATGCTGTTAAATATGACTATTGTATGAG aataaatttgaaaggaaagaaggaggtATTTGCATCTGGATTTTGTTTGGACGATGAGTGCTGGAGATCATATGAGGATAAAATACATGGTATTTTATCTAAAGGGTTGAATGATAGAGCACAATTCATTCAAGTTACATGGAGAAATACACATTGCCAGTGGAGTGTGGATGAT GGCTTGTCGGTACTTGATAAAGTGCCCTTGTTCGTAGGATTTTCAGTGAGTTCTTTGGAGAAAGCATTTAGGATGGTTGATATTGGCCCAAATGCTGAAAGTAAAGAAGAG GCTCTTGAATTTCGAAAGTTTTGGGGAGAAAAAGCAGATCTTAGAAGATTTAAAGATGGTAGAATTGCAGAAAGCACGG tgtGGGAAAGTGAACAATGGGCAAGGCATCttgttttaaaaagaataattgatCATGTACTTAGTCGGCATCTTTCTCTATCCAAGGAAAATATTGTAGTTGttgtggatcaacttgatttctCTTTGCTTCACGGAGCTGGAG ATCCTATATCATACTCTGGAAGTTTGCTTGGGGCATTTGATGTTTTATCAAAGCGTTTGCGTCTTATTGAAGACCTCCCTTTGAAGGTGTCTAGTGTACAGCCTTTAGACTCTG CTTTCAGGTTTACATCAGTCTTCCCTCCTGAACCTCATCTTCtagcaaatgaaaaaaatgaatctcTCAGACTGAATAAGTTAGTTCCGTCATGCATTCAACCACTGGAAGTTATGATTCAG CTGGAAGGTTCTGGGAACTGGCCAATGGATGAAATCgcaattgaaaaaacaaaatgtaGTTTCCTTATCCAAATTGGAGTAAG TCTTCAAAAGATGTGGGGGATGACATGTACTGCCACTGAGGATAATGTGGACGTGTTAATGTCTGGATATTTATTTCGTCTAAAAATTTTGCATGAGAGGGGCCTTAGTTTGCTCAACAAGGAAA TTGGGAGTGATCAAGCTAAGCGGATTCCTTCTGCTGACAAGAAACTTTTTATCCATAGTCAGCATGCTAACATGATCAATGGATTACAAAGTCGTTATCCAATATTTGGACCAGTAGTTAG ACTTGCAAAACGATGGGCTGCTTCACATCTATTTTCAGCTTGCCTGTTAGAGGAGGCTGTTGAGCTATTGGTTGCATATCTTTTTCTTAATCCTTTGCCTTATGATGTTCCCTGCTCACGGATCACTGGGTTTTTGAG ATTCCTGCGGTTACTCTCACACTATGATTGGACTTTCTCTCCGCTGGTTGTTGACATAAATCATGACTTGAGTCCAAGTgatgagaaagaaataaat gACAACTTTTTGCTAAAAAGAAAAGGTCAGGGAGAAAATGGACAAAGTGTAGGACCAGCAATGTTCTTAGCTACAGTTTATGATAAAGAATCTGAGGCTTGGACTGGATTATCACCTAGTGGAATG GAACTTAAAAGGTTAGTTGCATATGCCCGAAGCAGTGCCAATTTGTTGGCAAAACTCACATTTCAGGAAGAGATTGGTCCATATAGGTGGGAG TGTCTTTTTAGAACTCCTTTAAACAATTATGATGCAGTAGTTATTCTCCACAAGGACAAACTACCGTATCCCCAAAGGCTTCTCTTCCCATCAGAAGTTAATCATG GAACACATGTTGCAGAAGGACACGCCAGCAAGTGTTTCCAACCCTTTTTGTTGCCTAAAGATTTGAAGGGCAGGCCAGAGGAACTTAAAAATAAGTTGCTGGTAGATTTTGATCCATCAAAGTGCTTTATCAGAGATTTAAAG CAAGAATTCTCAACCACATTCCAAGTATGGCATGATTATCTGGGAGGTGATGTTATCGGCCTAACATGGGGAGAGTCATATCCTTCCAAG AAGCGGAAGCGCGAGGATGTAGTTGACCCCTGCAAGGTGTTAAAAGCGGTGGGGGAAGTTGGGAAAGGATT